A stretch of the Neodiprion lecontei isolate iyNeoLeco1 chromosome 4, iyNeoLeco1.1, whole genome shotgun sequence genome encodes the following:
- the LOC107221485 gene encoding dnaJ homolog subfamily C member 8, producing MAASNSSLASEIPAKKEDEFNEFYTEVKEIEKRDSVLTPKQQIDRLLRPGSSYFNLNPFEVLQIDPATTIDEVKKKYRRMSILVHPDKNQDDAERAQQAFEIVNKAWKTLENDETRAKCMDVIEEAKARTDHMIAEKKKKLKKEGKTGGEGGAINLLDEETDGGYRHAIWVMTMKLFADMERRRRELATRDVEQRKRKREEELSAEAQAALEREWQRNFEESRQSRVDSWKAFQSGSGSSSATKQKKPKKLKTFKPPKTKAESR from the exons ATGGCGGCGTCCAACTCGAGTTTAGCGAGCGAAATTCCGGCCAAGAAAGAAGATGAATTTAACGAGTTTTACACAGAA GttaaggaaattgaaaaaagggaCTCCGTCTTGACCCCCAAACAACAAATTGACAGACTCTTGCGACCTGGATCTTCATACTTCAATTTGAATCCCTTCGAAGTTCTTCAGATTGATCCTGCCACTACCATTGacgaagtgaagaaaaaatatcgtcgG ATGTCCATTCTTGTACATCCTGACAAAAATCAAGACGATGCGGAAAGAGCGCAGCAAGCCTTTGAAA TCGTCAACAAGGCTTGGAAAACATTGGAGAATGACGAAACGAGGGCAAAGTGTATGGACGTTATCGAAGAAGCGAAAGCCAGAACGGATCACATG attgcagaaaagaaaaagaagttaAAAAAAGAGGGTAAAACCGGCGGCGAGGGAGGCGCCATAAATTTGTTAGACGAAGAAACGGACGGTGGTTACAGACATGCAATTTGGGTGATGACGATGAAACTCTTCGCTGACATGGAAAGACGGAg GAGGGAATTGGCTACGCGAGACGTTGAGCAACGGAAACgaaaaagagaggaagaaTTGTCGGCGGAAGCGCAGGCGGCACTTGAGCGGGAGTGGCAGAGAAATTTTGAGGAATCCAGACAGTCGCGAGTCGATAGCTGGAAAGCATTTCAGTCGGGATCCGGATCGTCGTCTGCGACGAAGCAGAAGAAGCCGAAGAAACTGAAGACCTTTAAACCTCCGAAGACCAAGGCGGAGTCGAGATAA